The bacterium nucleotide sequence CAGATAACTATTGAGTTTTTCTTCGTTCCAGATCGGCACCTTCTTCACCGCTTCAATGTATGCCTCTTCATCAAATCCATATCTCTTCGCCTGCGCCCGGAAAAAATCCAAATCCGGCGGTTCGAGGAAGAACTGGCCGGTAAAAAAGGTACCGTAATGAGTGCCATCGATGATGATCGGGGTGGCGTTATCGATGAGACCGTGGGGACATCGATAACTGACCGCAGGATTTGCCTCGTGAAGGTGACTCGCAATATATTGATCGCTCTTGACGCACTCTTTTCTGGATTCACTGTTTTGCCTGTGGAATTTAGTACATACGTCCTGCCAGGCTGTGGCAGTAAGGATTTGACCATCGCAATCGATTATGGAGGATGGAAAAGAGTAGATTTCATTCAACCGATCTTGAAGCAGTTGAAACTGTTGGATATCGATAAAATCCTGGATCTTCAATGTCATGGTGACTTACCTCCAGCCGTTGGCCGACAGTCACATCGAATCATATATCTCTCAAGAAAGCGATGGGATAGATAAATCCGGCGGTGGTACCATCGAATCGGTGAAGAAAACTCCGAGTACAGGCCTCCCCGGTCTCGACCGGGTCTTCACGGGACTCCTGCCCGGCGACAACATCGTCTGGCAGGTGGACGCCGTCGAGGAGTACCGCCCGTTCGTCGATCCGTTCGTCCGCGGCGCGATCGCCCGCGGGAAGCGGCTCGTCTACTTCCGCTTCGCCCGCCACCCGGAGCTTGTCCCCCGGGGGATCGGGGCGGAGATCCACACCCTCCATCCCGAAGTGGGGTTCGAGACGTTCACCTCCCGGATCCACAAGGTGATCGAGGAGGCGGGGCGGGGGACCTTCTACGTCTTCGATTGCCTCTCGGACCTCGCGGCCGACTGGTACAGCGACCTGATGCTGGGCAACTTCTTCATGGTCACCTGCCCGTACCTGTACGACCTCGACACGGTGACCTACTTCGCCCTCCTCCGGGACGGCCATTCGTTCGACGCCGTCTCGTCGATCCGCGGCACGACGCAACTGCTGATCGACGTCTTCCGCCACAAGGATCGCCTCTACGTCCATCCGCTGAAGGTGGAGCAGCGGCACTCCCCGACGATGTATCTCCCCCACGTCCGGGACGGGGAGGAGTTCCGCCCCCTCACGGAGAGCGCGGCGCTCTCCGAGGTGCTGGCGGATCTCTCGAGGCGGCGCGTGGACGCCGTTCCTCGAACGCTGGACATCTGGGACCGGAAGCTTCTCCAGGCGCGGGAGGCGATCGACGCGGTACGGCCCGGGGCGCGGCCCGGGGGGGAGGCGCCGGAGATCTTCGGGCGGCTTCTCCGGATGATGGTCACCCGCGACGAGCGGCTGATCGCCCTCGCCTCCCGGTGGTTCGACCTCGACGACCTGCTGGTGCTCCGGAAGAGGATGATCGGAACGGGGCTGATCGGAGGGAAGTCGGTCGGGATGCTCCTCGCCCGGGCGATCCTCTGCAAGGTCGACCCCCGCTGGAGGGACCGGCTGGAGACGCACGACTCGTTCTACATCGGCTCCGACGTCTTCTACACGTTCCTCGTCCGCAACGGATGCTGGAAGGCGCGGCGCGGCCAGCGAAATGCTGAAACGTTCCTGGACGGCGCAAAGGAGGCGCGGGAGCGGATCCTGGCCGGGAGCTTCCCCGGCTTCCTCCAGGAGCAGTTCGTAGCGATGCTCGAGTATTTCGGGCAGTCGCCGATCATCGTCCGGTCGAGCAGCCTCCTCGAGGACAGCTTCGGCAACGCCTTCACGGGAAAGTACGACAGCGTATTCTGCCCGAACCAGGGATCGCCGCAGGAGCGCATCGAAGCGTTCCTCGAGGCGATCCGGTCCGTGTACGCCAGCACGATGAGCCCGGAGGCGCTCCTCTACCGGGCCCATCGCGGGCTGATCGACCGCGACGAGCAGATGGCGATCCTCGTCCAACGCGTCTCCGGAGCCGTCCACGGGCACCTCTTCTACCCGCAGGTGGCCGGCGTGGGGCTGTCGTACAACCCGTACGTCTGGAGCGACCGGATCGATCCGGAGGCCGGCGTTCTCCGCCTCGTGTTCGGCCTGGGCACGCGGGCGGTGGACCGGTCCGACGACGACTACACCCGCCTGGTCGCGCTGAACGATCCGCTGCGCCGCCCGGAGACCGC carries:
- a CDS encoding PEP/pyruvate-binding domain-containing protein, producing the protein MKKTPSTGLPGLDRVFTGLLPGDNIVWQVDAVEEYRPFVDPFVRGAIARGKRLVYFRFARHPELVPRGIGAEIHTLHPEVGFETFTSRIHKVIEEAGRGTFYVFDCLSDLAADWYSDLMLGNFFMVTCPYLYDLDTVTYFALLRDGHSFDAVSSIRGTTQLLIDVFRHKDRLYVHPLKVEQRHSPTMYLPHVRDGEEFRPLTESAALSEVLADLSRRRVDAVPRTLDIWDRKLLQAREAIDAVRPGARPGGEAPEIFGRLLRMMVTRDERLIALASRWFDLDDLLVLRKRMIGTGLIGGKSVGMLLARAILCKVDPRWRDRLETHDSFYIGSDVFYTFLVRNGCWKARRGQRNAETFLDGAKEARERILAGSFPGFLQEQFVAMLEYFGQSPIIVRSSSLLEDSFGNAFTGKYDSVFCPNQGSPQERIEAFLEAIRSVYASTMSPEALLYRAHRGLIDRDEQMAILVQRVSGAVHGHLFYPQVAGVGLSYNPYVWSDRIDPEAGVLRLVFGLGTRAVDRSDDDYTRLVALNDPLRRPETAREDGGMSYSQRRVDLLDLETNRFASETIDAVVRVSPDLPIGLYSVRRSALVRDPGSSPRPSADGWVLEFGKLLSETQFVPYMREMLGILREAYEYPVDTEFTANFLPDGRFLVNLVQCRPLQVKEGGHIVDPPKKIPRNALLLESRGPVIGQSSLSRIDRVIFVDPSAYSALSQRDRPSVGRLIGRIVHLPGEDARRNVLLLGPGRWGTSTPSLGVPVSFAEIDKVSVICEIIGVGMPVVPDVSLGTHFFNDLVEADMLYLAVNPTRRGDSLNLEFLSGARNRLAELVPEDAEWAGVVRVIDFPGAGDGRLPYLNANSFRQRVVCYLASSGQET